Within Cnuibacter physcomitrellae, the genomic segment TCGAGCAGGACGGCATGAGCCGTCGGCAGTGACCGGAGGTCGTCGACGCGGTGCTCGGTCACCAGGCGTCCGCCGTGCGCGAGCAGGTCGGCGACGAGCGCGTCCACGATCGTCCGCGATCCGCCGATCGGGATCGGCCAGCCGCCGGGCCCGTGCGCGAGGGCCGCGAGCAGCAGTCCGGCGGCGCGGGCGCCGAGGGAGGAGATCGGCGCGATGGCGTGAGCGCTGACCCCGGCGAGGAGTCCGGCCGCGCGCTGCGTGCGGAAGCCTCCTGCTGTCCCGATCGAGGTCGCGAGCGCGCGCAGCCCGTACTGAGCGGCGGCGATCGGATGCGACGGCACACGCAGGACGGGGTTGGAGGTGAAGTCGAGCACCTGAGCGAGGTCGCGGAGGATGGGGGTGAACAGGCGCGCCCAGGCGTCGGCGTCGCGCCCGAGGCCGTCGGCGGTGCGCTCGATGTCGTGCCAGGCGTACGCCGCCGCGCCGCCGTCGAAGACGTGGGCGTACGACAGCTCGGGCGTGACGAGCTCGATGCGGGTCGACAGTCCGAACTCGCGGAAGAACGGAGACGCCCAGGCCATCGGATGCACCGCGGAGCACACGTCGTGGAAGTGTCCCGGAAGGGTGAGCTCCGCCGTGCGCGCTCCCCCGCCCGCGGCGGCTCCCGCCTCGTAGACCACGACGGACAGCCCTGCCCTGGCCATCGTCACGGCGGCGGCGAGACCGTTCGGCCCGCTGCCCACCACGACGACGTCGACCGCGTCCGTGCTCATGCTCCCAGGCTAACCAGGTCGAGGGCGGCGGCGGTCATGCCTGCCGCTCCCAGACCACCCGGTGGGCCGCGACCCGGGTCGCGATGTCGTACGCCATGAACCGAGCCAACCCCGAGAGCGCCGATCGCGCGACGGTGGACGCGCATAATGGCTCCATGCCAGTGAGCGACACCGATGTCATGGGGGCCGGCATCACCGTCCCCGAGCCCAATTCCGACTACGACCCGAGCGGCTTCCGCCAGGTCTTCGAGACCGCCTTCACCTACGCCTCGGCGGTCGAGCGCAACACGCACCGCTACGCGAACCGCACCGCGATCACCGACTCCACGACCGGCGAGTCCTGGACGTACCGCCGGCTCGGCGAGGTGACCGGCGCCCTGGTCGAGGGTCTTCGACGTCACGGCGTGGGGGTCGGCGACATCGTCGGATACCAGCTGCTCAACCGTCCCGAGTTCGCGTTCCTGTACGTCGCCGCGCAGGGGCTCCGTGCGGTCTCGTCGCCCATGAACTTCCGGCTCTCTCCCGCGGAGACGGCCCACATCCTCACCGAGTCCGAGCCCGTCGTGTTCGTCTACGAGTCGGCGCTGTCCGGCGACGTCTCCAAGGCCCTCGCGCTCTCGAGCCACACCCCGTCGGTGCTCGTCGCCGTCGGCGAGGGCGACCTGCTGCCCGGCGCCATCCCGTTCTCGGACCTGCTGGTCGAGGGGGCGCCGAGCTTCCGAGCGCCGGAGGGCGCCACGGTGTGGGACGAGACGAGCCG encodes:
- a CDS encoding phytoene desaturase family protein, which translates into the protein MSTDAVDVVVVGSGPNGLAAAVTMARAGLSVVVYEAGAAAGGGARTAELTLPGHFHDVCSAVHPMAWASPFFREFGLSTRIELVTPELSYAHVFDGGAAAYAWHDIERTADGLGRDADAWARLFTPILRDLAQVLDFTSNPVLRVPSHPIAAAQYGLRALATSIGTAGGFRTQRAAGLLAGVSAHAIAPISSLGARAAGLLLAALAHGPGGWPIPIGGSRTIVDALVADLLAHGGRLVTEHRVDDLRSLPTAHAVLLDVTPRALASIAGDLLPPRYQAMLRRFRYGDAASKVDFVLDGPIPWRDPDLARAGTLHLGGTAAQLQASEKEVAAGRHPEHPYVLLSQPSVFDPSRAPDGHQTVWTYTHVPRGSGRDMTEAVADRIEDAAPGFRDRIIASSAIPAAALQLYNANYVGGDIASGASSFTQLVKRPRLSPDPYRTPLDGVYLCSASTAPGPGVHGMSGWNAARAALRDVFGSEPPSLFPVLS